One Kitasatospora sp. MAP12-44 DNA segment encodes these proteins:
- a CDS encoding MbtH family protein: MSDETEDLQTYLVVVNHEEQYSVWRADRELPNGWDAIGSPAARAECLARIEELWTDMRPLSVR, translated from the coding sequence ATGAGCGACGAGACCGAGGACCTTCAGACCTACCTGGTGGTCGTCAACCACGAGGAGCAGTACTCCGTGTGGCGCGCAGACCGCGAGCTGCCCAACGGCTGGGACGCCATCGGATCGCCGGCCGCCAGGGCCGAGTGCCTCGCCCGCATCGAGGAGCTGTGGACGGACATGCGTCCGCTCAGCGTCCGCTGA